A genomic region of Gossypium hirsutum isolate 1008001.06 chromosome D01, Gossypium_hirsutum_v2.1, whole genome shotgun sequence contains the following coding sequences:
- the LOC107933040 gene encoding uncharacterized protein isoform X2 — translation MGFASFVGRVCFASIFILSAWQMFNEFGVDGGPAGKELAPKLNLAKKHLSSQFHVNFPDIEVRQIVLTAIAMKGLGAILFVFGHGFGAFLLIVYLLVSTPILHDFYNYGPDEPRYNILLGDFLQCVAQCGALIFFWGMKNSITKRRKKKGPKSKTA, via the exons atgggTTTTGCTTCATTTGTTGGACGAGTTTGCTTTGCTTCCATTTTCATTCTATCAGCTTGGCAAAT GTTCAATGAGTTCGGGGTCGATGGCGGGCCCGCAGGAAAGGAGTTGGCACCAAAGCTTAATCTTGCTAAGAAACATTTATCTTCACAATTCCATGTAAATTTTCCGGATATCGAA GTTAGACAAATAGTTTTAACTGCTATTGCTATGAAAGGACTTGGTGCTATTCTCTTtgtattcggccatggttttGGAGCTTTCCTCCTG ATCGTGTATTTGCTGGTTAGCACTCCTATTCTCCATGACTTCTACAACTACGGCCCCGACGAGCCCAGATACAATATTCTGCTCGGTGATTTCTTGCAG TGTGTTGCACAATGCGGTGCGTTAATTTTCTTCTGGGGAATGAAGAACTCGATAACAAAGAGGCGGAAGAAGAAAGGCCCGAAGTCGAAAACTGCTTAG
- the LOC107933040 gene encoding uncharacterized protein isoform X1 — MGFASFVGRVCFASIFILSAWQMFNEFGVDGGPAGKELAPKLNLAKKHLSSQFHVNFPDIETFFLTQVRQIVLTAIAMKGLGAILFVFGHGFGAFLLIVYLLVSTPILHDFYNYGPDEPRYNILLGDFLQCVAQCGALIFFWGMKNSITKRRKKKGPKSKTA; from the exons atgggTTTTGCTTCATTTGTTGGACGAGTTTGCTTTGCTTCCATTTTCATTCTATCAGCTTGGCAAAT GTTCAATGAGTTCGGGGTCGATGGCGGGCCCGCAGGAAAGGAGTTGGCACCAAAGCTTAATCTTGCTAAGAAACATTTATCTTCACAATTCCATGTAAATTTTCCGGATATCGAA ACCTTTTTCCTCACACAGGTTAGACAAATAGTTTTAACTGCTATTGCTATGAAAGGACTTGGTGCTATTCTCTTtgtattcggccatggttttGGAGCTTTCCTCCTG ATCGTGTATTTGCTGGTTAGCACTCCTATTCTCCATGACTTCTACAACTACGGCCCCGACGAGCCCAGATACAATATTCTGCTCGGTGATTTCTTGCAG TGTGTTGCACAATGCGGTGCGTTAATTTTCTTCTGGGGAATGAAGAACTCGATAACAAAGAGGCGGAAGAAGAAAGGCCCGAAGTCGAAAACTGCTTAG
- the LOC107933041 gene encoding enoyl-CoA delta isomerase 2, peroxisomal, which yields MCTLEKRGNLFILTLTGEDQHRFNPDLISSLLDLLSQVKAQATSGSVLITLAQGKFFSYGFDLDWAQAAGSERGAAKRLQDMADLFKPVIATLLSLPMPTIAAITGHAVAAGFTLALSHDYLIMRKDRGILWMPEVDIAVTLPDYINALFKEKIGDASVRRDLFLRGLKMKGDEAEKRGVVKAAYDGEAEVREASVCLAENLGKRKWHGEVYAEIRKGLYPQLSAILGLSRKVYAIARL from the coding sequence ATGTGTACGTTAGAGAAGCGCGGCAACCTCTTTATTTTAACGTTGACCGGCGAAGACCAGCATCGGTTTAACCCCGATCTTATCAGTTCCCTCCTCGACCTTCTCTCTCAGGTCAAGGCTCAAGCTACTTCTGGTTCGGTTCTTATTACCCTAGCCCAAGGTAAGTTCTTCTCCTACGGCTTTGACCTTGATTGGGCGCAAGCTGCCGGGTCCGAACGAGGAGCCGCAAAACGGTTACAAGACATGGCGGATTTGTTCAAGCCCGTCATCGCCACTCTTCTCTCCCTCCCGATGCCCACCATTGCGGCCATCACTGGTCACGCTGTTGCCGCCGGATTCACCCTTGCCTTGTCCCACGATTATCTCATCATGCGGAAAGACAGAGGGATACTTTGGATGCCTGAGGTGGACATAGCGGTGACACTCCCCGATTACATCAACGCGTTGTTCAAAGAAAAGATAGGCGACGCGTCAGTCCGTCGCGATTTGTTTTTACGAGGGTTGAAGATGAAGGGAGATGAGGCGGAGAAGAGAGGGGTTGTGAAAGCGGCGTACGACGGTGAAGCGGAAGTGAGGGAGGCAAGCGTATGTTTGGCGGAGAACTTAGGGAAAAGGAAGTGGCACGGTGAGGTTTACGCTGAGATAAGGAAAGGATTGTACCCTCAGCTCTCTGCTATACTGGGATTATCCCGCAAAGTATACGCCATTGCCAGGCTTTGA
- the LOC107933094 gene encoding enoyl-CoA delta isomerase 2, peroxisomal, producing MCTLEKRGNLFILTFTGEDQHRFNPNVIGSLLSLLSQVKAEATRGSALITQAQGKFFSNGFDLDWAQAAGSEQGAAERLHHMVDLFRPVIAALLSLPMPTVAAITGHAAAGGFALALSHDYLIMRKDRGVLYMSEVDIALTIPDYFNALFREKIGDASVRRDFLLRGLKMKGDEAEKRGVVEAAYGGEAEVKQASVRLAENLGKRKWHGEVYAEIRKGLYPQLSAILGLTHKAYTIARL from the coding sequence ATGTGTACGTTGGAGAAACGCGGCAACCTCTTTATTTTAACGTTTACCGGCGAAGACCAGCACCGGTTTAATCCCAATGTCATCGGCTCCCTTCTCAGCCTTCTCTCTCAGGTCAAGGCTGAAGCCACTCGTGGCTCAGCTCTTATTACCCAAGCCCAAGGTAAGTTCTTCTCCAACGGCTTCGATCTCGACTGGGCTCAAGCCGCCGGATCTGAACAAGGAGCCGCGGAACGGTTACACCACATGGTGGATTTGTTTAGGCCCGTCATCGCGGCTCTTCTGTCCCTCCCGATGCCCACCGTCGCCGCCATCACCGGTCACGCCGCTGCCGGTGGATTTGCCCTCGCGTTGTCTCACGATTACCTCATTATGAGGAAAGACCGAGGGGTTCTTTACATGTCCGAGGTGGACATAGCGCTGACAATCCCCGATTACTTCAACGCGTTGTTTAGGGAAAAGATCGGCGACGCGTCGGTCCGCCGCGATTTTTTGCTGCGAGGGCTGAAGATGAAGGGAGATGAGGCGGAGAAGAGAGGGGTTGTGGAAGCGGCGTACGGCGGCGAAGCGGAAGTGAAACAAGCGAGCGTACGTTTGGCGGAGAATTTGGGGAAAAGGAAGTGGCACGGGGAGGTTTATGCCGAGATAAGGAAAGGATTATACCCTCAGCTCTCTGCTATACTGGGATTAACCCACAAAGCATACACCATTGCCAGGCTTTGA
- the LOC107933058 gene encoding uncharacterized protein, with translation MVANRRLARSMNVEIHSRRLETFLVIETISRRPGIPTRSYGVDLRNRRCECRRFETLHYPCEHVVAACAKVNVNVEQYVDDVYTLERKLRVWKNEFPVLPDLSTWEVPPTTFELILDRRLRRNLRGRPQSSRIRNEMDIREKSDSKCRGLCRLSGHSQNKCPYRNFHFGQSSESGRN, from the coding sequence atggttgcaaaccgtCGATTGGCGAGGTCAATGAATGTAGAAATACATTCACGACGACTAGAAACATTTCTAGTTATTGAGACGATCAGTCGTCGACCTGGTATACCAActaggtcctatggagttgatctccGGAACAGACGGTGTGAGTGCAGGAGGTTTGAAACGCTTCATTATCCATGTGAGCATGTTGTGGCAGCGTGTGCTAAAGTGAACGTTAATGTCGAACAAtatgtcgatgatgtgtacacgcTCGAGCGCAAATTGCGTGTTTGGAAAAATGAGTTCCCCGTCCTACCTGACCTATCTACGTGGGAGGTACCTCCGACGACTTTCGAGCTTATCCTAGACAGAAGGCTACGGAGGAATCTAAGAGGTCGTCCGCAATCAAGCAGAATccgtaatgaaatggacattagggagaaatccgaCAGTAAGTGTCGTGGATTATGTAGGTTAAGTGGTCATAGTCAGAATAAATGCCCTTATCGGAACTTTCATTTTGGACAGTCGTCCGAATCGGGTCGGAATTGA